In Solanum lycopersicum chromosome 5, SLM_r2.1, the following are encoded in one genomic region:
- the LOC138348824 gene encoding uncharacterized protein, which produces MDNEVYDRHGHSMKREKYSGQVYSNAPRYEYKKMSNPKPQGKSNEYSHPTYPRCGKIHEGRCLAGRDGCYGCGESGHMKKDFPEAKANMREGNSVDPSYKEDGPPKRNRFYALRSKCDQD; this is translated from the coding sequence ATGGACAATGAAGTTTATGATAGACACGGTCATTCTATGAAACGAGAAAAGTATTCAGGACAAGTTTATTCTAATGCTCCTCGGTATGAGTATAAGAAGATGTCTAACCCTAAACCTCAAGGTAAGAGTAATGAGTATTCACATCCTACTTACCCTAGGTGTGGTAAGATCCATGAAGGTAGGTGTTTGGCTGGTAGAGATGGTTGTTATGGGTGTGGTGAGAGTGGCCACATGAAAAAGGATTTCCCCGAGGCAAAGGCCAATATGAGGGAAGGAAATTCGGTTGATCCTAGTTATAAAGAAGATGGTCCCCCAAAGAGGAATAGGTTCTACGCTCTCCGATCCAAGTGTGATCAAGATTAA